The Pseudomonadota bacterium nucleotide sequence CTGGCGATAGGTACAGGTAATGCTGTGGACGCGGACGGTGACGTAGAGGAGCAGGAATCCGATTAAACAGCCTGCGGGTCGGCTCTGAGCGCGGACGACGTCTGAAGAAGTTTCCTGCAGGAAACCGCTGACCGCGGTGGCCGAAGGGATAGTTAATCAAATCCGTTTCGGGGGTAGGCGCGCACACATCCGAGTAAACCAATGGTGCTGGAGCGGCGTATCAGTCCGGTAAAACAAGGCTGATGACGATGAAAACTGTAACGGCACTTTTTGGCGCGTTGTTTCTATCGGGTTGCTCACTGATTGGCGTTCGCTCAGACACGGAGCACGCTCCCTACGCAGTGGTCGCCGAGATCAGCGATACGATCGAAGTCAGACGTTATCCTAATCTACTCGTGGCTGAGGCGACGGCAGAAGCCGATGACGAGGTTAGTGGTCGCAACGCGGCTTTCCGTCTGTTGTTTGATTACATCTCTGGCGCCAACCGTTCAAAGGAAGCGGTCGCGATGACAGTTCCGGTCGAAACAGACAGCTCTTCCTCACAAATCAGCATGACAGTTCCGGTTGAGACGGCAGTCGACGACGTCGGCACCTATTCGATGAGGTTCTACTTCCCGTCTGGATACGACATGGAGAACGCTCCAGAGCCGACCAATGCCAACGTGATCGTGAATGAAGTGCCTGAACGAACTGTCGCTGTTTTGCGTTTCTCAGGCTCGACGGGCACCGACAACGTCGCTCGGCATACTGAGTCGCTCATGCGGACGCTCGAGGAAAATGGTCTACAGATCACCGGTGATCCGACCTACATGTTCTACGATCCGCCGTGGACGCTTTGGTTCCTCCGGCGAAATGAAGTGGTCGTACCTGTAATCGCTGATTAGGCTCGCACAAGAGTTCTACGGATTTTGCCAAGACCGGGACGGCCTGAACAAAAAACGCTAGCTGCTATCAAGTTGCTCGTAGCGATCCGGCGTCACCCCGCCGAGGCACTTAACGGCCAAGATCAGGCTCTGCGAGCTCGCGTCAATAGTGGAACGAGATGGGTGTGTTGACCCACAGGAAAACGGTGTTCTGGGATGTTCCATCTGCATCGATCGGCAGCCCGTGAAACAGAATGGATGTCAGGTGCAGATGGGTATCCATCATGCCGGGATGAACGATGCCGCCCTTGGCATCGATCGTT carries:
- a CDS encoding heme-binding protein, with protein sequence MKTVTALFGALFLSGCSLIGVRSDTEHAPYAVVAEISDTIEVRRYPNLLVAEATAEADDEVSGRNAAFRLLFDYISGANRSKEAVAMTVPVETDSSSSQISMTVPVETAVDDVGTYSMRFYFPSGYDMENAPEPTNANVIVNEVPERTVAVLRFSGSTGTDNVARHTESLMRTLEENGLQITGDPTYMFYDPPWTLWFLRRNEVVVPVIAD